In Acidimicrobiia bacterium, one DNA window encodes the following:
- a CDS encoding lytic transglycosylase domain-containing protein, producing MRCIVAVVGALALGLVGCTGGGGQLAQREATATTTTSTATTATTATTAPEASPTTTAATTATTAASTNPIPTDQLKGPKTANAAAEAIARIERRLRSSNRDLTRLLKLGRAQQLAYRALSSHPAWVDNVVGEVPADLQPHVQANIDAGNALSGLTGSAPAPAGLPQWQILVPEPAATLRSYYDEAEAAYGIPWQYLAAIHFVETRMGRIHGLSSAGAQGPMQFIPESWAAFGQGGDINSNHDAILAAGRYLEASNAATDIDGALFSYNHDERYVAAIKAYASVMMADPGAYDGYYHWQVFYVSADGTFLLPEGWSAV from the coding sequence GTGCGATGCATCGTGGCGGTGGTAGGCGCGCTCGCGCTCGGCCTGGTCGGATGCACTGGCGGCGGCGGGCAGCTCGCACAGCGTGAGGCCACGGCGACCACGACGACATCGACCGCGACCACCGCCACCACGGCGACAACCGCTCCGGAAGCTTCGCCGACGACGACGGCCGCGACCACCGCCACGACCGCGGCTTCGACCAACCCGATCCCGACCGACCAGCTCAAGGGGCCGAAGACCGCGAACGCTGCCGCAGAGGCGATCGCCCGCATCGAGCGTCGCCTCCGAAGTTCGAACCGTGACCTGACGCGTCTCCTCAAGCTCGGACGCGCGCAGCAGCTCGCGTATCGGGCGCTGTCCTCACACCCGGCGTGGGTGGACAACGTGGTCGGCGAGGTCCCCGCGGACCTGCAGCCGCACGTGCAGGCGAACATCGACGCCGGGAACGCGCTGAGCGGGCTCACCGGTTCCGCGCCCGCACCCGCCGGGCTTCCGCAATGGCAGATCCTGGTGCCCGAGCCCGCCGCGACCTTACGCAGCTACTACGACGAAGCCGAGGCGGCCTACGGCATCCCGTGGCAGTACCTGGCGGCCATCCACTTCGTCGAGACGCGCATGGGGCGCATCCACGGCCTCAGCAGCGCGGGCGCGCAGGGACCGATGCAGTTCATCCCGGAGAGCTGGGCCGCGTTCGGGCAGGGCGGCGACATCAACAGCAACCATGATGCGATCCTTGCTGCCGGGCGCTACCTGGAGGCGAGCAACGCCGCCACCGACATCGACGGCGCACTGTTCTCGTACAACCACGACGAGCGCTACGTCGCGGCGATCAAGGCGTACGCGAGCGTGATGATGGCGGACCCGGGCGCGTACGACGGTTACTACCACTGGCAGGTCTTCTACGTGAGCGCCGACGGCACCTTCCTGTTGCCGGAAGGGTGGAGCGCGGTCTGA
- a CDS encoding AhpC/TSA family protein, producing MLCREHAAQLRERYDEIKGLHGEVVAVGTGNRLHAAAFVDDEHVPFPVLVDDNSDAARAAGVGKVNFFKLILNPRSWAGTRRARASGHKVHKPGARVTQLGATFVVGPGQLVAYEYLDAHSADHAPIDDVIGALRVAS from the coding sequence CTGCTCTGCCGTGAGCATGCCGCGCAGTTGCGCGAGCGCTACGACGAGATCAAGGGCCTCCACGGCGAGGTCGTGGCGGTGGGGACAGGGAACCGCTTGCATGCGGCTGCGTTCGTCGATGACGAGCATGTGCCGTTTCCAGTGCTTGTGGACGATAACAGTGACGCAGCACGCGCGGCCGGAGTGGGAAAGGTCAACTTCTTCAAGCTGATCCTCAACCCGCGCAGCTGGGCGGGAACGCGTCGAGCACGAGCCTCAGGTCACAAGGTTCACAAGCCCGGCGCGAGGGTCACGCAGCTCGGCGCGACCTTCGTCGTGGGGCCAGGTCAGCTCGTGGCCTACGAGTACCTCGATGCCCATTCGGCCGACCACGCACCGATCGACGACGTGATCGGCGCGTTGCGGGTCGCGAGCTAG
- a CDS encoding poly-gamma-glutamate hydrolase family protein — MFAELLASPGVEERVALRARVGFLALHGGLEGGTAEIAEAAASRAAASCYVVVQPADLAWHVPSHHFDPGASPRLQQVLAHCDVVVSLHGYGRAGWWTSLLLGGADRNLASRLAAALRSGLPAYDVVDDVDVIPAALRGLDHRNPVNRANGGGVQVELPPRVRGMGPHWDHFDGAGFTPHTEALVDALAGFAASTNARS, encoded by the coding sequence GTGTTCGCCGAGCTCCTGGCATCTCCCGGTGTCGAAGAGCGCGTCGCCCTGAGAGCGCGCGTCGGATTCCTCGCGCTGCACGGCGGCCTCGAAGGAGGGACGGCCGAGATCGCGGAAGCCGCCGCCAGTCGAGCCGCAGCATCCTGCTACGTCGTGGTGCAGCCAGCCGACCTCGCGTGGCACGTGCCGTCGCACCACTTCGATCCTGGCGCCTCGCCACGACTCCAGCAGGTGCTCGCGCACTGCGATGTGGTGGTCTCACTCCACGGGTACGGGCGCGCCGGTTGGTGGACCTCGCTCCTGCTGGGCGGCGCTGACCGAAACCTCGCATCGCGCCTCGCCGCCGCACTTCGAAGTGGTCTGCCGGCATACGACGTGGTGGATGACGTCGACGTGATCCCCGCCGCGCTGCGCGGTCTCGACCACCGGAATCCGGTGAATCGTGCCAACGGTGGGGGTGTGCAGGTCGAGCTTCCTCCACGTGTTCGCGGCATGGGACCTCATTGGGACCACTTCGATGGCGCCGGGTTCACGCCGCACACCGAAGCGCTCGTCGACGCGCTCGCAGGGTTTGCCGCGTCGACCAACGCGCGGAGCTAG
- a CDS encoding HD domain-containing protein, translating to MTTATTFTRMDESTAEQWAVIGKETMEQQGRVAEGVLAMLRSLADITDGFAVDQLTHCLQTATLAERAGADDQMVVASLCHDIGKAISVPNHPKIAAEVLKSYVRDDVYQVIRVHQDFQGRHYYHHFGGDPDAREQYRGEPWFALAEQFADEWDQIAFDPDYDTLPLEHFEDRVRNVFGSPHSL from the coding sequence ATGACCACAGCAACCACCTTCACCCGCATGGACGAGTCGACGGCTGAGCAGTGGGCAGTCATCGGCAAGGAGACCATGGAGCAGCAAGGTCGAGTCGCCGAGGGCGTACTCGCCATGCTGCGGTCGCTCGCCGACATCACCGATGGCTTTGCGGTCGATCAGCTCACGCACTGCTTGCAGACCGCCACGCTGGCCGAGCGCGCCGGCGCCGATGACCAGATGGTGGTCGCGTCGTTGTGCCATGACATCGGCAAGGCGATCAGCGTCCCGAACCACCCGAAGATCGCCGCCGAGGTCCTGAAGTCGTATGTGCGCGACGACGTGTACCAGGTGATCCGCGTCCACCAGGACTTCCAGGGCCGGCACTACTACCACCACTTCGGTGGTGATCCCGACGCGCGCGAGCAGTACCGCGGCGAGCCATGGTTCGCGCTCGCCGAGCAGTTTGCCGACGAGTGGGATCAGATCGCTTTTGATCCCGACTACGACACGCTTCCACTCGAGCACTTCGAGGACCGGGTACGGAACGTGTTCGGCTCACCCCACTCTTTGTGA
- a CDS encoding M48 family metalloprotease, with amino-acid sequence MHEDLIRSARRRIRIVAVIGFAVLVLTMGAIVFPVAWVLGAASNPLGTDLGYGWGLAAWSAWVSLGIGLVVGAATFAWSLLHVEGRVLDFVRAWPGPRAGPKPPPRLPHDAVERTEKLLIGLGLAAGVHAPRIAVVIDDAPNCLTVGRRSDTAWLVVTTGLLDTLPKRELEAVLAYEVGRVVELEVSLDTVVYALTARTFELWAAAFDDLDEVSLLLAPLGLIAFPFVVISAVLRASVLRSRARLADGLAVRYCRNPVALAHGLRRILEDPREVRRGDPANAHLWLEYPHTRSSRLFLRTHRILPRRVRRLERAAGLG; translated from the coding sequence GTGCACGAAGACCTGATCCGTTCGGCCCGCCGACGGATTCGGATCGTCGCGGTGATCGGCTTCGCTGTGCTCGTGCTCACGATGGGCGCGATCGTGTTCCCGGTCGCGTGGGTCCTTGGTGCGGCGTCGAACCCGCTCGGCACCGACCTCGGCTATGGATGGGGCCTGGCGGCGTGGAGCGCGTGGGTGAGCCTCGGGATCGGCCTCGTTGTCGGCGCTGCGACCTTCGCGTGGTCGTTGCTGCATGTGGAGGGACGCGTGCTCGACTTCGTGCGTGCCTGGCCCGGCCCGCGCGCCGGACCCAAGCCACCGCCCCGGCTCCCCCACGATGCCGTCGAACGCACCGAGAAGCTGCTCATCGGTCTCGGTCTCGCGGCCGGGGTCCACGCGCCACGTATCGCCGTCGTCATCGATGACGCGCCCAACTGCCTGACGGTCGGCCGGCGGAGCGACACGGCATGGCTCGTGGTGACCACAGGTCTCCTGGACACCTTGCCGAAGCGCGAGCTCGAAGCCGTGCTTGCGTACGAGGTCGGGCGCGTGGTCGAGCTCGAGGTCTCGCTCGACACGGTCGTCTATGCGTTGACGGCGCGGACGTTCGAGCTGTGGGCCGCGGCCTTCGATGACCTCGACGAGGTGTCGCTTCTGCTCGCGCCGCTTGGCCTCATCGCGTTTCCGTTCGTCGTCATCAGCGCGGTGCTGCGGGCCTCCGTTCTCCGGAGTCGCGCGCGTCTGGCCGATGGGCTCGCGGTCCGCTATTGCCGCAACCCCGTCGCGCTCGCGCACGGGTTGCGGCGGATCCTGGAGGACCCACGCGAAGTGCGCCGAGGCGATCCTGCCAACGCCCATTTGTGGCTGGAATACCCGCATACCCGCTCGTCGCGCTTGTTCTTGCGCACACACCGCATCCTGCCCCGACGCGTACGCCGCCTCGAGCGCGCGGCTGGTCTCGGCTAG